A genomic stretch from Marinobacter fonticola includes:
- a CDS encoding c-type cytochrome, with protein MKKLIAGVVLGFCLATTAHGAGDPEAGKANATVCAGCHGQGGAQPIQPVYPKLSGVGEDYLFDQLRHIKSGDRQIPEMTGLLDNLSEQDLEDLAAYFNQQQMPIGQANPELVDAGEALYRGGSLAKNIPACAACHSPQGMGNEPAGFPRLSGQHADYVVKQLQAYRNGERSTGAMSQIMIDIATKLSDDEMEAVASYVSGLH; from the coding sequence ATGAAAAAACTGATCGCAGGTGTAGTCTTGGGTTTTTGCCTGGCGACAACAGCACACGGCGCCGGTGATCCGGAAGCGGGTAAGGCCAATGCCACGGTTTGCGCGGGATGTCACGGTCAGGGCGGGGCACAGCCGATCCAGCCCGTCTATCCAAAACTGTCCGGCGTCGGGGAAGACTATCTTTTCGATCAGCTTCGCCATATCAAGTCCGGTGACCGTCAAATTCCAGAGATGACCGGTCTGCTGGACAATCTGTCCGAGCAGGATCTGGAAGATTTGGCTGCTTACTTTAATCAGCAGCAGATGCCTATCGGCCAGGCCAATCCGGAGCTGGTGGATGCGGGCGAAGCGCTTTATCGCGGCGGCAGTCTGGCCAAAAATATTCCGGCCTGCGCGGCATGTCACAGCCCGCAGGGCATGGGTAATGAGCCTGCGGGCTTTCCGCGTCTGAGCGGCCAGCATGCGGACTATGTGGTCAAGCAACTCCAGGCCTACCGGAATGGCGAGCGGAGCACTGGCGCCATGAGTCAAATCATGATCGATATCGCTACCAAGCTGTCCGATGACGAAATGGAAGCGGTAGCCAGCTACGTTTCTGGCCTGCATTGA
- a CDS encoding YfhL family 4Fe-4S dicluster ferredoxin, giving the protein MALMITDECINCDVCEPECPNEAISPGDDIYIIDPNKCTECVGHYDEPQCQQVCPVDCIPLDPGHKETEAQLMDKYHRLTGA; this is encoded by the coding sequence ATGGCCCTGATGATTACGGACGAGTGCATCAACTGCGACGTCTGTGAGCCGGAATGCCCGAACGAGGCGATCTCGCCGGGCGACGACATCTATATTATCGATCCCAACAAGTGCACCGAATGCGTGGGTCACTACGACGAGCCCCAATGCCAGCAGGTGTGCCCGGTCGACTGCATTCCACTTGACCCGGGACACAAAGAGACCGAAGCTCAGTTGATGGACAAATACCATCGCCTGACAGGGGCCTGA
- the yihA gene encoding ribosome biogenesis GTP-binding protein YihA/YsxC translates to MHDLPESETPLLKPIAFNSARFLISASRVKECPSDEGSEVAFAGRSNAGKSSAINAITVNGKLARTSKTPGRTRLINFFSLNRPGCRLVDLPGYGYAKVAKEMQDDWQKHLDDYLSRRECLRGLVLVMDIRHPLQDFDRMMIEWCEHSQMPLMILATKADKLKSGQAKQAMLQIRQALQDFNCVEHLIQFSAIKKQGLDQARHALEAWLEAGLELERGEKAGTDTPQPK, encoded by the coding sequence GTGCACGATTTGCCCGAGTCCGAAACACCCCTACTCAAGCCGATTGCTTTCAATAGCGCCCGCTTTCTCATCAGTGCGTCCCGAGTCAAGGAATGCCCATCGGACGAGGGAAGCGAAGTGGCGTTCGCCGGCCGCTCCAATGCCGGCAAGTCCAGCGCCATCAACGCCATTACGGTGAACGGCAAACTCGCCCGCACCAGCAAGACGCCGGGGCGTACGCGCCTGATTAATTTCTTTTCGCTCAACCGCCCGGGATGCCGTTTGGTGGATCTGCCGGGATACGGTTATGCCAAGGTCGCAAAGGAAATGCAGGACGACTGGCAAAAGCACCTGGACGACTACCTGTCCCGTCGCGAATGTCTGCGCGGACTGGTGCTGGTGATGGACATCCGTCATCCGTTACAGGATTTCGACCGCATGATGATCGAATGGTGCGAGCACAGCCAGATGCCGCTGATGATCCTGGCGACCAAAGCCGACAAACTGAAATCCGGGCAGGCCAAGCAGGCCATGTTGCAAATACGGCAGGCGCTACAGGACTTTAACTGCGTGGAACATCTCATCCAGTTTTCCGCTATAAAAAAACAGGGATTGGATCAGGCAAGGCATGCGCTCGAAGCGTGGCTGGAAGCGGGCTTGGAATTGGAGCGAGGCGAGAAGGCTGGTACGGATACCCCTCAACCCAAGTGA
- a CDS encoding cobalamin-binding protein, with protein sequence MLTELARRLTLLALMAWALPCAALTATDDTGTQVTLETPPQRIISLAPHTTELLFSLGLGSRVVGVTEYSDYPPPAQAIPRVGRHDSFNLERILALKPDLVLAWASGNGSEIIDRLRQFDLPVFVLEPDTLTAVPEALVRLGRLTGTEERARVKAGQYRGQLEQLTQAYSERAPVRVFYQVWDAPLMTLAGDQYITDAIARCGGHNVFADLSGKTAAVSEEAVLARRPQMILSAGEGEPESVFGRWRALGGIPAVEYDQLVLLPPDTLARPTLRLVDGLDQLCQVIDGARQVIHESGERST encoded by the coding sequence GTGCTGACCGAACTGGCACGGCGCCTTACGTTGTTAGCGTTGATGGCCTGGGCGCTTCCGTGCGCGGCGCTCACAGCCACGGACGATACCGGTACGCAGGTCACCCTCGAGACGCCGCCCCAGCGGATTATCAGTCTGGCACCGCATACCACAGAGCTGCTTTTCTCCCTGGGGCTGGGTTCGCGGGTGGTGGGCGTTACGGAATACAGCGATTATCCGCCGCCGGCGCAGGCTATTCCCCGGGTCGGTCGTCACGACAGCTTTAACCTCGAGCGCATCCTGGCACTAAAGCCCGATCTGGTTCTCGCCTGGGCGAGCGGTAACGGTTCCGAGATCATCGATCGCCTGCGGCAATTCGATCTGCCGGTTTTCGTGTTGGAGCCGGACACCCTAACGGCTGTTCCCGAAGCGCTGGTTCGGCTTGGCCGGCTGACCGGCACCGAAGAGCGCGCTCGGGTGAAAGCCGGGCAATACAGGGGGCAGCTCGAACAGCTAACCCAAGCGTATTCGGAGCGTGCCCCGGTACGGGTTTTCTATCAGGTCTGGGATGCACCGCTAATGACGCTCGCCGGCGATCAATACATCACCGATGCCATCGCCCGTTGCGGCGGGCACAATGTTTTTGCCGATCTGTCCGGCAAGACGGCCGCCGTCAGCGAGGAAGCGGTACTGGCACGCCGCCCGCAAATGATTCTCTCCGCGGGCGAGGGCGAGCCCGAGTCCGTCTTCGGCCGGTGGCGTGCGCTTGGCGGCATTCCGGCAGTAGAGTACGATCAGCTCGTCCTGCTCCCGCCGGATACCCTGGCCCGCCCCACCTTGCGTCTGGTAGACGGTCTGGATCAGCTCTGTCAGGTGATCGACGGCGCACGACAAGTCATTCATGAATCAGGAGAACGCAGTACATGA
- the ggt gene encoding gamma-glutamyltransferase — protein MLARTPGISLIVTVLFILGGCASAPPAETGVNAVSSAHPLATQAGLKALESGGNAFDAAIATAAVLAVVEPYSAGMGGGGFWLLQQPDRSTVLLDAREKAPAASTRTMYLDDNGEVHPDKLSINGPMAAGIPGQPGAFVHINEHFAERPLRANLDDAIRLARNGFRVDEHYRARAEWRVDVMRRYPATRETFLVDGDIPEPGTLIRQPALADTLETLAKEGWDGFYAGDVARSIVDDVRAGGGIWQIEDLQDYTVVERRPVVIDYEGATIWTTPPPSSGGIALAQMFGMMRERPFADVYPDTPANDPVARAHYLTEVMRRAYRDRALHLGDPDFTDIPVDHLLDTEYLAKRMRSVEPGQATTSQSLEGEFSGGNHTTHLSVMDAQGRKVSATLSINLPFGSGFLSEQTGVLLNNEMDDFAIKPGVPNAYGLVGGEANSVEPGKRPLSSMTPTIMESDEYMAIIGTPGGSRIITMVYLGLLDVMDGRSAEQTVAEPRFHHQYLPDAIQHEPDTFTPQQQAELEAMGHSLKDVGRQYGNMQLILRKPTGETTAAADPRGIGQAVVKPVR, from the coding sequence ATGCTGGCACGGACGCCCGGAATAAGCCTGATTGTCACGGTTTTATTCATTCTGGGCGGCTGTGCCTCGGCACCCCCTGCCGAAACCGGCGTCAACGCTGTCTCCAGCGCCCATCCGCTGGCAACTCAGGCCGGCCTGAAAGCCTTGGAGAGCGGCGGCAACGCCTTCGATGCCGCCATTGCTACGGCCGCGGTCCTGGCAGTCGTGGAACCCTACAGTGCCGGCATGGGCGGTGGCGGCTTCTGGCTGCTGCAACAGCCGGACCGGTCGACCGTCCTGCTGGATGCCCGGGAAAAGGCGCCGGCCGCGAGCACCCGCACCATGTATCTCGACGACAACGGCGAGGTGCACCCCGACAAGCTCTCAATCAACGGCCCCATGGCGGCCGGCATTCCGGGTCAGCCCGGCGCTTTCGTCCACATCAACGAGCATTTCGCCGAACGCCCGCTGCGCGCCAACCTGGATGATGCCATCCGTCTGGCCCGCAACGGCTTCCGCGTCGACGAGCATTACCGCGCCCGAGCCGAATGGCGAGTGGATGTGATGCGCCGCTACCCCGCCACCCGGGAGACCTTCCTGGTCGACGGCGACATTCCCGAACCCGGCACCCTGATACGTCAGCCGGCGCTCGCCGACACGCTGGAAACCTTGGCCAAAGAGGGCTGGGATGGCTTCTACGCCGGCGACGTCGCGCGCAGCATCGTGGACGACGTGCGAGCCGGTGGCGGCATCTGGCAGATCGAGGATCTGCAGGACTACACGGTCGTCGAACGCCGGCCGGTCGTCATCGACTATGAGGGCGCGACCATCTGGACCACACCCCCGCCCTCTTCCGGCGGGATCGCCCTGGCGCAGATGTTCGGCATGATGCGCGAGCGGCCGTTTGCCGACGTTTACCCCGATACGCCCGCCAACGATCCTGTCGCCCGCGCCCACTATCTGACGGAAGTCATGCGCCGGGCCTACCGGGACAGGGCGCTTCACTTGGGTGACCCGGATTTCACCGACATTCCGGTCGATCACCTGCTGGACACCGAGTATCTGGCCAAGCGCATGCGCAGCGTCGAACCGGGGCAGGCCACCACCAGTCAGAGCTTGGAAGGTGAATTTTCCGGCGGCAACCACACGACACATCTCTCCGTTATGGATGCCCAGGGACGTAAAGTGAGCGCCACCCTCAGCATCAACCTGCCTTTCGGGTCCGGGTTCCTATCCGAGCAAACCGGCGTACTGCTGAACAACGAGATGGACGACTTTGCCATTAAGCCCGGCGTACCCAACGCCTACGGCTTGGTGGGCGGAGAAGCCAACAGCGTAGAACCGGGCAAGCGGCCACTGTCGAGCATGACGCCGACGATCATGGAATCGGATGAGTATATGGCCATTATCGGCACGCCAGGCGGCAGCCGGATTATTACCATGGTGTACCTCGGGCTACTGGATGTGATGGACGGCCGATCCGCTGAGCAAACAGTGGCTGAGCCCCGCTTCCACCATCAGTATCTGCCCGATGCCATCCAGCATGAACCTGACACGTTTACTCCCCAACAGCAGGCCGAACTTGAAGCCATGGGCCACAGCCTGAAGGATGTGGGGCGCCAGTACGGCAACATGCAGTTGATCCTGCGCAAGCCCACGGGAGAAACCACCGCCGCAGCCGACCCCCGAGGGATCGGCCAGGCCGTGGTTAAACCTGTCCGTTAG
- a CDS encoding DUF945 family protein, whose translation MKKRILAGAVVLVVAIGAPYGVGVLTEQHWRQATGQLNNEQRFLRIVTDTYDRGFFGGEITGEIHVMDPESGETYRVGFDGDVSHGALGSEVALTPVAEDNDGLQRLFPEESPRLTLSTWLWGTLEADLNVPAINAEDEQTGETLNAAEAYGWAKISEAGNHIELDLNWPGAVVRSDTVKMSFDNLQISQEGDRIAGNLWTGGGEMTLENAEFVETDQTTVKLENLKFTGQTSPAEDDTRLSSHSELTLEEVAVNDETYGPHRIVLDIDNLDVAAWMDFQQVATDIQANNAQMDPDMSGQERFQQQMMLMQRFSQAAKNVAAAGLTIGMPEIELQAPAGAISGHWQLSHPAVPEDERAQMPLIVQQLSGELDLSVPVALFEGRPALAQNLEGLVRQGVLVRDGDVYRIDAELADMMLKINEQEFPIPPLI comes from the coding sequence ATGAAAAAAAGGATTTTGGCCGGTGCCGTGGTGCTGGTTGTCGCTATTGGCGCACCCTACGGTGTTGGTGTACTGACGGAACAGCATTGGAGACAGGCGACCGGCCAGCTTAACAACGAACAGCGATTTTTACGGATCGTGACCGACACATACGATCGCGGTTTTTTCGGCGGCGAGATTACCGGCGAGATTCACGTGATGGATCCGGAGTCCGGAGAAACCTATCGCGTGGGTTTCGATGGCGACGTCTCCCACGGTGCGCTGGGTAGCGAAGTCGCTCTTACGCCGGTAGCCGAAGATAACGACGGCTTACAGCGCCTGTTCCCCGAGGAGTCGCCGCGGCTGACGCTGAGTACCTGGCTATGGGGCACCCTGGAAGCGGATTTGAACGTGCCGGCGATCAACGCCGAAGACGAGCAGACAGGAGAGACGCTCAATGCCGCCGAAGCCTATGGCTGGGCAAAGATTTCCGAGGCTGGCAATCATATCGAGCTCGATCTGAATTGGCCGGGTGCCGTGGTGCGTAGCGATACCGTCAAAATGAGCTTCGACAATTTGCAGATCTCTCAGGAAGGAGACCGGATCGCCGGGAATCTGTGGACCGGGGGCGGCGAAATGACCCTGGAAAACGCGGAGTTTGTAGAGACGGATCAGACTACCGTGAAGCTGGAAAATCTGAAGTTTACCGGCCAGACCTCGCCAGCCGAGGACGACACGCGTCTTTCGTCCCATTCCGAACTTACCCTCGAAGAGGTGGCCGTCAACGACGAGACCTACGGTCCGCATCGTATTGTCCTGGATATCGACAATTTGGATGTGGCGGCTTGGATGGACTTTCAGCAAGTGGCGACGGACATCCAGGCCAATAACGCGCAAATGGACCCCGATATGTCCGGCCAGGAACGGTTTCAGCAACAGATGATGCTGATGCAGCGCTTCAGTCAGGCTGCCAAGAACGTGGCCGCCGCCGGGTTGACCATCGGTATGCCTGAGATCGAACTGCAGGCACCCGCCGGAGCGATCTCGGGCCATTGGCAACTGTCCCATCCGGCGGTGCCGGAAGATGAGCGCGCGCAGATGCCGCTAATTGTCCAGCAGCTCTCAGGTGAGCTGGACCTGTCGGTCCCCGTGGCACTGTTTGAGGGGCGTCCGGCCCTGGCCCAAAACCTGGAGGGGTTGGTCCGGCAGGGCGTCCTGGTCCGCGATGGTGACGTTTACCGGATCGATGCCGAGCTGGCCGACATGATGCTGAAAATCAACGAACAGGAATTCCCGATTCCGCCGTTGATCTGA
- a CDS encoding coniferyl aldehyde dehydrogenase, whose amino-acid sequence MSASVVHLTESKKQIQQTARIFEEQRRAFRRSPAPTHTERRENLKRLKRMLLTHEDRLIEAIDRDFSCRSADETKIAELMPSVQGINHTLKHLNDWMKPDKRSVSVLFQPASNRVHYQPVGVVGIIVPWNYPLLLAMGPLTGALAAGNRVMIKMTEFTPRFSALLKELIEDNFPQDLVSVITGEADVAADFSSRPFDHLLFTGSTAVGHHVMKAAAENLTPVTLELGGKSPAIISPDVPMKDAAERLAFGKSVNAGQTCVAPDYVLCPADRLQVFVDEFRSKLSDMYPSLRDNNDYTAIINERQYARLQRLLDDARNKGAKVVEINPAAENLSDGTRKMAMHLVLNPTDDMLVMQEEIFGPILPVIAYGNLDEAIDYINDRARPLALYYFGYDRDTQDFVVNNTHSGGMCINDTLMHVAQDDLPFGGIGASGMGHYHGKEGFLTFSHAKGIYARQKVNSGRFVYPPYKTPFHKMVYRMFIR is encoded by the coding sequence ATGTCTGCAAGTGTGGTTCATCTGACAGAAAGCAAAAAACAGATCCAGCAGACCGCACGGATCTTCGAGGAACAGCGCCGCGCCTTTCGGCGCAGCCCTGCGCCGACTCACACCGAACGCCGAGAGAACCTCAAGCGCCTAAAACGGATGCTGTTGACCCATGAGGACAGGCTGATCGAGGCTATCGACAGGGACTTCAGCTGTCGCTCGGCGGATGAGACCAAGATCGCCGAGTTAATGCCCAGTGTGCAGGGCATCAACCACACGCTCAAGCACCTGAATGACTGGATGAAGCCTGACAAGCGCAGTGTCAGCGTTCTGTTCCAGCCCGCGAGTAACCGCGTGCACTATCAGCCTGTCGGCGTGGTCGGCATTATCGTACCCTGGAACTACCCGCTGCTGCTGGCCATGGGGCCGCTAACCGGTGCCCTGGCGGCCGGCAACCGCGTCATGATCAAGATGACCGAGTTCACCCCCCGCTTTTCGGCACTGCTCAAGGAACTGATCGAGGACAATTTTCCCCAGGATCTGGTCAGCGTGATCACCGGAGAAGCGGATGTGGCCGCCGATTTCTCCAGCCGTCCGTTCGACCACCTCCTGTTCACCGGCTCTACCGCCGTCGGCCATCATGTCATGAAGGCCGCAGCGGAAAACCTGACACCCGTTACGCTGGAGCTGGGTGGTAAATCGCCCGCGATCATTTCACCGGACGTCCCCATGAAGGATGCGGCGGAACGCCTCGCGTTCGGCAAATCGGTCAACGCCGGCCAGACCTGTGTCGCGCCGGATTACGTTTTGTGTCCAGCCGACCGCCTGCAGGTCTTCGTCGATGAATTCCGCAGCAAGCTATCGGACATGTATCCAAGCTTGCGGGACAATAACGACTACACCGCAATCATCAACGAACGCCAGTATGCCCGGCTCCAACGCCTGTTGGACGATGCCCGCAACAAAGGTGCAAAAGTCGTCGAAATCAACCCTGCCGCGGAGAATCTGAGCGACGGCACCCGTAAGATGGCCATGCATCTGGTGCTGAATCCTACGGACGACATGCTGGTCATGCAGGAAGAGATTTTCGGGCCGATTCTGCCGGTGATCGCCTACGGCAATCTGGACGAAGCCATCGACTACATCAACGACCGGGCGCGGCCTCTGGCGCTGTATTATTTCGGCTATGACCGGGATACCCAGGATTTTGTGGTCAACAACACCCATTCCGGCGGCATGTGCATCAACGACACGCTGATGCACGTCGCCCAGGACGATCTTCCTTTCGGCGGTATCGGTGCCTCTGGCATGGGCCACTATCACGGCAAGGAAGGCTTCCTCACGTTCTCCCATGCCAAGGGCATCTACGCGCGGCAAAAGGTCAACAGCGGACGCTTTGTGTATCCGCCCTATAAGACGCCGTTCCACAAAATGGTTTACCGGATGTTTATCCGCTAG
- the coaD gene encoding pantetheine-phosphate adenylyltransferase — MNSVVYPGTFDPVTNGHLDLIARASRLFDNVIVAVAASTKKNPLLTLDERVQLIEESASHLPNIKVVGFSKLLAEFVQDQGANALIRGLRAVSDFEYEFQLADMNRRLAPGVESIFLTPANHLSYISSSLIREIASLGGDITEFVPPPVAAALKKKFTAADN, encoded by the coding sequence ATGAATTCCGTCGTCTATCCCGGTACGTTCGATCCGGTTACCAATGGTCATCTGGATCTGATCGCTCGAGCATCGCGCCTGTTCGATAACGTCATCGTCGCCGTGGCCGCCAGCACGAAGAAGAACCCCTTGCTGACCCTGGACGAGCGCGTCCAGTTGATCGAGGAATCCGCCAGCCATCTACCCAACATCAAGGTCGTCGGTTTCAGCAAGTTACTGGCTGAATTCGTCCAGGATCAAGGCGCCAATGCGCTGATCCGGGGGCTGCGGGCCGTGTCCGATTTCGAGTACGAATTCCAGCTTGCCGACATGAACAGGCGCTTGGCCCCCGGGGTGGAAAGTATTTTTCTAACACCGGCGAATCACCTGTCCTATATTTCCTCCAGCCTGATCCGGGAGATCGCCTCCCTGGGTGGCGACATCACCGAATTCGTGCCGCCTCCCGTAGCGGCGGCACTAAAGAAAAAATTCACCGCTGCGGATAACTGA
- a CDS encoding thiol:disulfide interchange protein DsbA/DsbL, with amino-acid sequence MMSKFLKVWVCAFLMLPLVAFAQEGRWQEGTHYEKMSTPLPTGNPEKIEVTEVFWYGCPHCYDFKPLIEEWEKNAADDVEFILLPAALGSSWETHARAFYTTQALGVLDETHSPMFDALARDRKPLNTPERIADYLADYGVDKEKFIKTFDSFGVNAKMQQAQSKVRAARITGVPTMVVNGKYKVSASMAGNHENMIEVIDYLVEKERSAN; translated from the coding sequence ATGATGTCGAAGTTCTTGAAAGTCTGGGTTTGTGCCTTCTTGATGCTGCCGTTGGTAGCGTTTGCCCAAGAGGGGCGATGGCAGGAAGGTACGCATTACGAAAAAATGAGTACACCGCTGCCGACCGGTAACCCGGAAAAAATTGAGGTGACCGAAGTTTTCTGGTACGGCTGCCCGCACTGTTACGATTTTAAGCCGTTGATCGAGGAATGGGAAAAGAACGCAGCGGACGATGTGGAGTTTATCCTGCTGCCGGCTGCTCTAGGTAGCTCCTGGGAAACCCATGCCCGCGCCTTCTACACAACGCAGGCCCTCGGTGTGCTCGATGAAACCCATTCGCCGATGTTCGACGCCCTGGCGCGTGATCGCAAGCCGCTGAATACCCCGGAGCGTATTGCCGACTACCTGGCCGACTATGGCGTCGACAAGGAAAAATTCATCAAGACCTTTGACAGTTTCGGCGTGAATGCGAAGATGCAGCAAGCACAGTCGAAAGTTCGGGCCGCGCGGATTACTGGCGTTCCGACTATGGTTGTCAATGGGAAATACAAAGTCAGCGCTTCCATGGCCGGTAATCACGAGAATATGATCGAGGTTATCGACTATCTGGTTGAGAAGG
- a CDS encoding TetR/AcrR family transcriptional regulator has product MKTRDKILLCSLDLFNERGERNVTTNHIAAHLGISPGNLYYHFRNKSDIIYEIFQEYEKLVNYYLEIPEDRPLGLDDMMFYLESVFDGLWSYRFFHRDLEFLLDNDERLREDYRRFTSRCLTAIKQILSGLGEGGLFQHQPDELKDALSLNVWLVITNWMAFLKTAHASHPYDSITRNQLKQGIFQVLTLEMPYLNAEYRDDVMAIRARYRPDVIGSTPDSVFIPGGLK; this is encoded by the coding sequence ATGAAAACACGCGACAAAATTCTGCTTTGCAGCCTGGATCTCTTCAACGAACGCGGCGAGCGCAACGTCACCACCAACCATATCGCAGCGCATCTGGGAATTTCCCCAGGCAACCTCTATTACCATTTTCGCAACAAGTCCGACATTATTTACGAAATTTTCCAGGAGTATGAGAAGTTAGTGAATTATTACCTGGAGATCCCCGAGGATCGGCCGTTGGGGCTGGATGACATGATGTTCTACCTGGAGTCGGTGTTCGACGGGCTCTGGAGCTATCGTTTCTTCCATCGCGACCTGGAATTCCTGCTGGATAACGACGAACGCCTGCGGGAGGACTACCGGCGCTTCACTTCACGCTGCCTGACGGCGATCAAACAGATTCTCTCGGGACTAGGGGAAGGTGGCCTGTTTCAGCACCAGCCCGATGAATTGAAAGACGCGTTGTCGTTGAATGTCTGGCTGGTCATCACCAACTGGATGGCCTTTCTCAAGACGGCCCACGCCAGCCACCCCTACGACAGCATCACCCGAAACCAGCTCAAGCAGGGTATTTTCCAGGTACTGACGCTGGAGATGCCCTACCTGAATGCCGAGTATCGCGATGACGTGATGGCTATCCGGGCCCGCTACCGGCCGGACGTGATTGGTTCGACGCCAGATTCGGTGTTTATTCCCGGCGGGCTGAAATAG